Proteins co-encoded in one Corylus avellana chromosome ca9, CavTom2PMs-1.0 genomic window:
- the LOC132191768 gene encoding insulin-degrading enzyme-like 1, peroxisomal encodes MQSNVTALIDMKLEKHKNLREESGFFWREIYDGTLKFERRESEVAALRRIEKQELVDFFNEYIKVGAAQKRTLSVGVYGNRHSSEYTADKSEPQRYSMQIGDIFSFRRSQPLYGSFRGVAGHVKL; translated from the exons ATGCAGAGCAATGTGACTGCATTAATCGATATGAAGCTCGAGAAGCACAAGAACTTAAGGGAAGAATCTGGATTTTTCTGGCGAGAGATTTATGATGGGACCCTCAAGTTTGAAAGGAGAGAATCTGAG GTTGCAGCATTAAGACGGATAGAAAAACAAGAATTGGTCGACTTTTTCaatgaatatataaaagttgGAGCAGCCCAGAAGAGGACATTAAGTGTGGGAGTGTATGGAAACCGACATAGTTCGGAGTACACGGCAGATAAAAGTGAACCGCAGCGCTACTCCATGCAAATAGGTGATATATTCAGTTTCAGACGGTCACAGCCTCTTTATGGATCATTCAGAGGCGTCGCTGGTCACGTGAAATTATAG
- the LOC132191767 gene encoding uncharacterized protein LOC132191767, whose amino-acid sequence MAPSPSPIELTVASALLLLSATPPSPSLISAPQLASEDQSLKDGRERQSCRESLVLSDPNAVPLMEESGSVSTPCTSSLASEGSSEEIRARPKSIMDVLSRYHDMKLKVDLISHLTLFNLFGFIVTAYWLNMRKDMLESDFLNYGVFNYCLSVNKQNPKIFQFSQVVRKSRSKILYSSGKATTKTSGSESTEASCLSSSSTAGSSARSRISCYVSRGEKRLAMVHEDEEIRRKHVSSTHMRRRADSILKLLSGGCSSELKIRQLLGDSPDTSKALRMLLKLDEVQRSGTGGRHDPYIYKIA is encoded by the exons ATGGCACCGTCCCCATCTCCCATCGAACTCACAGTAGCTTCGGCTCTGCTTCTCCTCTCAGCCACacctccctctccctctctgatCTCCGCTCCGCA GTTGGCTTCTGAGGACCAGTCCCTCAAGGATGGAAGGGAAAGACAGAGTTGCAGAGAGAGCTTGGTGCTGAGCGATCCCAACGCAGTGCCGCTTATGGAAGAGTCAGGCTCTGTTTCGACGCCATGCACTTCATCGCTCGCCAGCGAGGGATCGTCTGAGGAGATTAGAGCTCGTCCGAAGAGCATCATGGACGTTCTGTCTCGCTACCATGACATGAAGCTAAAGGTTGATCTGATTTCTCA TTTAACACTGTTTAATCTGTTTGGATTCATTGTCACTGCGTATTGGTTGAATATGCGCAAGGATATGCTTGAATCTGATTTTTTGAACTATGGCGTTTTCAATTActgtttg TCTGTGAACAAACAAAATCCGAAGATCTTCCAATTTTCTCAGGTCGTACGGAAGAGCCGGTCGAAGATTCTCTATAGCTCCGGGAAGGCGACGACAAAAACCTCGGGATCCGAGTCCACAGAGGCGTCGTGCTTGTCGAGCAGTTCGACCGCAGGCTCAAGCGCGCGAAGCCGAATAAGCTGCTACGTTAGCCGAGGTGAGAAAAGGCTTGCAATGGTCCACGAGGACGAAGAGATAAGGAGGAAGCATGTCAGCTCGACTCACATGCGCCGCCGAGCCGATTCCATTTTGAAACTACTCTCTGGCGGTTGTTCCTCTGAACTGAAGATACGTCAACTTCTCGGTGACAGCCCTGACACAAGCAAGGCTCTCAGAAT GTTGTTGAAGCTGGATGAGGTGCAAAGGTCCGGCACAGGAGGACGTCACGACCCCTATATTTACAAG ATAGCATGA
- the LOC132162172 gene encoding phylloplanin-like produces MASKLALFVFLVIVAVAAPLPRAESQLGDLGFIRIDGTVFCSINGSIGANGAVFPNAIVQLRCGARNVVSTITNRSGVFFMVVLDPLQVTVPFALTNCSLVVATPLSTCNASLANLGGTLQSPLQLNGTIVFGRLRLTTLIPRGFQLTRAT; encoded by the exons ATGGCCTCCAAATTAGCtctctttgttttccttgtCATTGTTGCGGTGGCTGCTCCGCTTCCTAGAGCCGAATCCCAGCTTGGTGACCTCGGTTTTATTCGCATCGATGGGACTGTGTTTTGTTCTATTAATGGTAGTATAGGTGCCAATGGGGCCGTTTTCCCAA ATGCTATAGTACAACTACGATGCGGAGCTCGAAATGTTGTTTCTACTATAACCAATCGCTCTGGAGTGTTTTTCATGGTAGTGTTGGATCCTCTACAAGTTACTGTCCCCTTCGCGTTGACCAATTGCAGTCTGGTGGTTGCCACACCCCTCTCCACCTGCAACGCTAGCCTTGCCAATCTTGGGGGAACCTTACAGTCACCCTTGCAGCTCAACGGGACTATCGTTTTCGGCCGTCTCCGTCTCACCACCCTTATTCCAAGGGGGTTCCAATTGACTCGCGCAACCTGA
- the LOC132191454 gene encoding uncharacterized protein LOC132191454 has protein sequence MAPKTRSMYMFRSSVKQNLPRKRSPTKQLPKPSTHRKMADLDGKMWHTDIEKMFIDIMIEQINKGKTLPFGRRIWSEIRAKLNERGNRNFTSKQCREKYQRIRRSFNHFTRLMRQKGFAFDAETNTVIADEETWQNYLLADKNAKKFRKKGVANYMLLALLFNKPSANSSCGSNSMRHGYFLRSSKNRPSPARPKARTKKPPSPAGSSRGSNRLSKVSGEFEAKKELARVKCDHYTGLSSVFHSTCTSPHPTDLCMNLLNELIHEISIDTYFEAIRLWVFDEQLQWAFIRMSAHDRRLWLSKLLP, from the exons ATGGCTCCCAAGACCAG ATCGATGTACATGTTCCGGTCATCGGTGAAACAAAATCTTCCACGCAAACGGTCACCCACGAAGCAGTTGCCAAAACCATCAACCCACCGTAAG ATGGCCGACCTTGATGGGAAAATGTGGCACACCGACATAGAGAAAATGTTTATCGACATTATGATAGAACAAATAAACAAGGGCAAAACCCTGCCCTTTGGAAGAAGGATTTGGTCGGAAATCAGGGCTAAATTAAACGAGAGGGGAAACCGCAACTTCACGAGCAAGCAATGTAGAGAGAAATACCAGAGGATCCGACGCTCCTTCAATCATTTCACCAGGCTTATGAGGCAGAAGGGTTTCGCTTTTGACGCCGAGACCAATACCGTCATTGCCGATGAGGAAACCTGGCAGAATTACTTGCTG GCGGATAAAAATGCCAAAAAGTTTCGCAAAAAAGGTGTGGCCAATTACATGCTCCTAGCCCTTCTATTTAATAAGCCATCTGCCAACTCAAGTTGCGGAAGTAACTCAATG CGCCATGGCTATTTCCTGCGTTCATCAAAGAACCGACCTTCTCCTGCCCGGCCGAAGGCCCGTACAAAGAAGCCACCTTCGCCTGCCGGGTCGTCTCGAGGAAGCAATCGGCTGTCGAAAGTGTCCGGCGAATTTGAGGCAAAGAAAGAGCTCGCACGTGTTAAGTGTGACCACTACACTGGGCTTTCTTCGGTCTTCCATAGCACATGCACATCGCCTCATCCAACGGATCTGTGTATGAACCTCCTCAATGAGCTAATTCACGAGATCTCAATTGATACGTACTTTGAGGCAATACGGCTATGGGTGTTTGATGAGCAACTCCAATGGGCTTTCATAAGGATGTCCGCCCATGATAGGAGGTTGTGGTTATCGAAGTTGTTGCCTTAA